In Corynebacterium endometrii, one DNA window encodes the following:
- a CDS encoding proline--tRNA ligase, whose amino-acid sequence MITRLSELFLRTLREDPADAEVPSHKLLVRAGYVRRAAPGIYSWLPLGLRTLRKLEGVVREEMNAIGGQELLFPALLPREPYELTNRWNEYGQELFRLNDRKGADYLLGPTHEEMFTQAVKDLYNSYKDFPVTLYQIQTKYRDEARPRAGILRGREFVMKDSYSFDMSDEGLDESYARHRKAYQAIFDRLGIKYSICQATSGAMGGSASEEFLAHSENGEDTFVVSSDGEYAANVEAVKTPVPAEIDATGLPEAQEYETPDSETIEALVEWARSKGITIDGRPVEGSDTLKCMMIKVTEQVVPEGEKEPIEQTALAAVLIPGDRALDEKRLEASLEPATFELASEEDFASSDFLIKGYVGPRALNANGVRVYADPRVVNGSSWITGADAKNRHVVGCVAGRDFTVDGYVEAAEILEGDEAPEGHGTLSLARGIELGHIFQLGRKYTEAMDVQILDENGKRAVPTMGSYGIGISRMMAVLAEQRHDDKGLNWPVAVAPYQVHVVVANKDAAAIEAGDKLVADLDAAGVEVLFDDRPKMSPGVKFKDAELLGMPFVAILGRSFADGIIELRIRGGETLEVPAEQIVDKLLELLRD is encoded by the coding sequence ATGATTACACGTCTTTCTGAGCTATTCCTGCGCACCCTGCGTGAGGACCCTGCCGATGCTGAAGTTCCTAGCCACAAGCTGCTGGTTCGGGCCGGCTACGTGCGCCGCGCGGCGCCCGGCATTTACTCGTGGTTGCCTCTGGGCCTGCGCACGCTGCGCAAGCTTGAAGGCGTAGTGCGTGAAGAGATGAATGCGATTGGTGGGCAGGAACTGCTGTTCCCCGCGCTGCTTCCGCGTGAGCCGTATGAACTTACCAACCGCTGGAATGAGTACGGCCAGGAACTCTTCCGCCTCAACGACCGCAAGGGCGCCGATTACCTGCTTGGCCCGACGCACGAGGAGATGTTCACCCAGGCCGTTAAAGACCTGTACAACTCCTATAAGGATTTCCCGGTAACCCTGTACCAAATCCAGACCAAGTACCGCGACGAGGCACGCCCGCGCGCTGGCATCCTGCGCGGCCGCGAGTTTGTCATGAAGGATTCCTACTCCTTCGATATGTCTGACGAGGGCCTCGATGAGTCCTATGCGCGCCACCGCAAGGCATACCAGGCGATCTTTGACCGGTTGGGCATCAAGTACTCCATCTGCCAGGCAACCTCCGGCGCAATGGGAGGCTCCGCGTCCGAGGAATTCTTGGCTCATTCCGAAAACGGAGAAGATACCTTCGTCGTTTCCTCCGACGGCGAGTACGCGGCCAACGTTGAGGCCGTCAAGACCCCGGTTCCCGCCGAGATCGACGCCACGGGCCTGCCTGAGGCGCAAGAATATGAAACCCCCGATTCAGAAACCATCGAGGCCTTGGTCGAATGGGCGCGGTCTAAGGGCATCACCATCGATGGCCGTCCGGTTGAAGGCTCCGACACCCTGAAGTGCATGATGATCAAGGTGACGGAGCAGGTAGTACCGGAAGGGGAGAAGGAGCCGATCGAGCAGACCGCCCTAGCCGCCGTGCTCATTCCGGGCGATCGTGCCCTGGATGAAAAGCGCCTGGAGGCTTCCCTGGAACCCGCCACGTTTGAGCTTGCGTCCGAGGAGGACTTTGCCTCCTCCGACTTCCTGATCAAGGGTTACGTTGGCCCTCGCGCGCTCAACGCCAACGGAGTGCGCGTGTACGCGGACCCACGCGTGGTCAATGGTTCCTCCTGGATTACCGGCGCCGACGCTAAGAACCGCCACGTGGTGGGCTGCGTTGCCGGCCGTGACTTCACCGTCGATGGTTACGTCGAGGCGGCGGAGATTCTAGAAGGCGATGAGGCTCCCGAGGGGCACGGCACCTTAAGCCTGGCTCGCGGCATTGAGCTTGGCCACATCTTCCAGCTGGGCCGCAAGTACACCGAGGCTATGGACGTTCAGATCCTTGATGAAAACGGCAAGCGCGCGGTTCCAACCATGGGCTCCTACGGCATCGGTATTTCCCGCATGATGGCCGTTCTGGCGGAACAGCGCCATGATGACAAGGGCCTGAACTGGCCGGTTGCAGTTGCGCCCTACCAGGTACACGTTGTCGTGGCCAATAAGGATGCCGCCGCAATTGAGGCCGGTGACAAGCTGGTCGCTGACCTCGATGCCGCTGGCGTGGAGGTCCTCTTCGATGACCGCCCGAAGATGAGCCCCGGCGTTAAGTTCAAGGATGCTGAGCTTTTGGGCATGCCTTTTGTGGCCATCTTGGGCCGCTCCTTCGCGGATGGGATCATTGAGCTGCGCATCCGCGGCGGGGAGACCCTCGAGGTTCCCGCCGAGCAGATCGTAGACAAGCTCCTCGAGCTCCTGCGCGATTAA
- the yaaA gene encoding peroxide stress protein YaaA — MLIILPPSETKAHGGDGAPLDYTTLSFTELTDIRKDIAADLQALDVDEALAALKLSEKLRPEAESNQSLEASPTMPAIYRYTGVLYDALDAPSLPREALERLAVGSALFGVVRATDPIPHYRLSGGSKLPARDGSPTPTMKKRWGTAITDALTNVCDGEGELIIDLRSGTYQTLGKVKDAVTVRVEAIQPDGSRKVVSHFNKHYKGELARVLALSGEDAHSIEDVEAIATSAGMTVEGPKAGSLELTLVVTP, encoded by the coding sequence ATGCTCATTATTCTTCCCCCGTCGGAAACCAAGGCCCATGGCGGCGATGGCGCACCGCTTGACTACACCACACTGTCATTCACGGAGCTCACGGACATCCGCAAGGATATCGCCGCTGACCTGCAGGCACTGGATGTGGATGAAGCGTTGGCAGCTTTAAAACTCTCAGAGAAACTGCGCCCGGAGGCGGAAAGCAACCAGTCCCTCGAGGCATCCCCCACCATGCCCGCAATCTACCGGTACACGGGCGTGTTGTATGACGCCCTGGACGCCCCGTCCTTGCCGCGCGAAGCGCTTGAACGGCTCGCGGTAGGTTCCGCGCTCTTTGGTGTAGTCCGCGCCACGGATCCCATTCCGCATTACCGCCTGTCCGGTGGTTCCAAGTTGCCCGCGCGCGACGGTTCGCCCACCCCCACCATGAAGAAGCGCTGGGGTACGGCAATTACCGATGCATTGACCAACGTTTGCGACGGAGAAGGCGAACTCATTATTGACTTGCGTTCCGGCACGTACCAGACCCTCGGCAAGGTCAAGGACGCCGTGACGGTGCGCGTGGAGGCCATTCAGCCCGACGGCTCCCGCAAAGTAGTCTCACACTTTAACAAGCACTACAAAGGTGAGCTTGCCCGCGTGCTGGCCTTATCCGGCGAGGACGCGCACAGCATTGAGGACGTCGAGGCCATTGCTACTTCCGCAGGCATGACGGTGGAAGGCCCCAAGGCGGGCTCCCTGGAGCTGACTTTGGTGGTAACCCCTTAG
- a CDS encoding S41 family peptidase: MPKKLAIGCAGFTLIAAIIAVAAVYFYGPIYGPNVVGKPVFLTKPSPTTYVESVLRVADQKAIHRNSPDYAPARRAALDAAENAQSYEDIYGPLDAALKAAGGKHSGISSPHQLAESEEKSPAQSPSVNAQNSIVTVTVPALDGFSSDGPAYAETLARGLDDELHAGACGVIVDLRGNTGGDMGPMLAGLSPILADGTAMEFYGGEGNISQVTVSGGSVTGGGSPTEVTGISKHNVPVALLTDNLTASSAEAVLVSFAGLDNAQSFGTPTAGYASANQAFEMPDGAVVRITTLQYRDRTGHVYEEAPITPDVETTEAEKEARAWLNGQCTS; this comes from the coding sequence ATGCCAAAGAAACTTGCAATTGGTTGCGCAGGGTTCACACTCATCGCCGCCATCATCGCCGTAGCGGCCGTGTATTTCTACGGCCCCATCTATGGCCCCAACGTCGTGGGAAAGCCTGTCTTCCTGACCAAGCCATCCCCCACTACGTACGTGGAGTCCGTACTTCGCGTAGCGGACCAGAAGGCAATTCACCGCAACTCACCGGACTATGCCCCGGCGCGCCGGGCCGCGCTCGACGCGGCAGAAAACGCCCAATCTTATGAGGATATTTACGGCCCGCTTGACGCGGCATTGAAGGCCGCGGGCGGCAAGCATTCTGGCATTTCCTCCCCACACCAATTGGCTGAGTCGGAGGAGAAAAGCCCGGCACAGTCTCCATCAGTCAACGCTCAGAACTCTATTGTGACGGTTACCGTGCCCGCACTTGATGGTTTTTCCAGTGATGGCCCTGCCTACGCGGAAACGCTAGCCCGCGGGCTTGACGATGAGCTGCACGCCGGGGCGTGCGGTGTAATTGTGGATCTGCGCGGCAATACCGGTGGCGATATGGGGCCAATGCTGGCCGGGCTTTCGCCCATCCTTGCCGACGGCACCGCCATGGAGTTCTACGGCGGCGAAGGCAACATCAGCCAGGTAACTGTATCTGGAGGTTCGGTGACCGGCGGCGGTTCCCCGACCGAAGTAACAGGTATTTCTAAGCACAACGTACCCGTAGCGCTACTGACCGATAATCTGACCGCAAGTTCCGCCGAAGCGGTACTAGTATCTTTCGCCGGGCTGGATAACGCCCAGTCCTTTGGCACCCCTACCGCCGGTTATGCCTCCGCGAACCAAGCCTTCGAGATGCCGGATGGTGCCGTAGTCCGCATCACCACGCTCCAATATCGGGACCGCACCGGTCACGTGTACGAGGAAGCGCCCATCACCCCTGACGTAGAGACCACCGAAGCAGAAAAAGAAGCCCGTGCTTGGCTCAACGGCCAGTGCACGAGCTAA
- a CDS encoding DUF4921 family protein yields MSEQLFSRIEPIQTMADGTVKQVNPFSGTEVWTVPGRGNRPLSQPGEAPQELDADANKHTCAFCSERLMETPPEKSRILEDGTILRGVQVGQLHATTPLFRRVPNLFEILSYEYWHANYGYDMDEPSRLRMEGYMADPQGRKHVLDTVKFKRKAAQLDPEVSEEQLLEQADNFFGGGHDIIISSRHFVEGATNSSQLASSGTLSPDEHALLIGFTVDSIRDLYERNRYASYVAAFQNWLKPAGASFEHLHKQLVAVDDRGMASTREVQMLRHNPNMYNEWGVDYAASRNLVIAENEHAVLFAGFGHRYPTLEVFSKSAQCEPWLQSPEEIRGVSDLVHAAHAAVGPDVPCNEEWHHKAPVVDVSQPWRVMIKLRISTLAGFEGGTKIYINTISPWDLRDRIVDKLYMLRDEGSVASGIRVATECRLERNSLLYNPVLG; encoded by the coding sequence ATGAGTGAACAGCTGTTTAGCCGTATTGAGCCAATCCAAACCATGGCCGATGGCACAGTAAAACAGGTCAATCCATTCTCCGGCACGGAGGTATGGACCGTTCCGGGCAGAGGCAACCGTCCACTGTCCCAGCCAGGGGAAGCCCCGCAAGAGCTTGACGCCGACGCTAATAAGCACACCTGCGCATTTTGCAGTGAGCGCCTCATGGAAACCCCGCCGGAGAAATCCCGGATTCTAGAGGATGGAACCATCCTGCGCGGGGTTCAGGTAGGTCAGCTCCATGCCACGACGCCATTATTTAGGCGGGTTCCCAACCTTTTTGAAATCCTGTCCTACGAGTATTGGCACGCGAACTACGGCTACGATATGGATGAACCGTCCCGTTTGCGCATGGAGGGGTACATGGCCGATCCGCAGGGGCGCAAACACGTGCTAGACACCGTGAAATTCAAGCGCAAGGCGGCACAACTTGATCCGGAGGTGTCCGAAGAGCAGCTGCTTGAACAGGCGGATAACTTCTTTGGCGGTGGCCATGACATCATCATTAGCTCCCGTCACTTTGTAGAAGGGGCAACTAACTCTTCCCAGCTTGCATCCTCCGGCACCCTTAGCCCGGATGAGCATGCGCTGCTCATCGGCTTTACGGTGGATTCCATTCGGGACTTGTATGAGCGCAACCGCTATGCCTCGTACGTTGCGGCGTTCCAAAACTGGCTCAAGCCGGCCGGAGCATCCTTTGAGCACCTGCACAAGCAGCTCGTGGCCGTTGATGACCGTGGCATGGCCTCTACTCGCGAGGTGCAAATGCTGCGGCATAACCCCAATATGTACAACGAGTGGGGAGTGGACTACGCCGCATCCCGGAACCTAGTTATCGCCGAAAACGAGCACGCGGTGCTCTTCGCCGGGTTTGGACACCGATATCCAACACTAGAAGTCTTCTCTAAATCCGCCCAGTGCGAACCATGGCTGCAGAGCCCGGAAGAAATCCGGGGCGTTTCTGACTTAGTCCATGCTGCACACGCCGCGGTTGGGCCAGATGTTCCATGCAATGAGGAATGGCACCACAAGGCGCCAGTGGTGGACGTGTCCCAGCCTTGGCGGGTAATGATTAAGCTGCGCATCTCAACGCTGGCCGGTTTCGAGGGCGGAACCAAGATCTACATCAACACCATTTCCCCTTGGGACCTGCGTGACCGCATCGTGGACAAGCTGTACATGCTGCGAGATGAAGGCAGTGTAGCTAGCGGAATACGCGTGGCTACGGAGTGCCGCCTCGAGCGCAACTCGCTGCTGTATAACCCTGTCCTGGGATAG
- a CDS encoding protein adenylyltransferase SelO family protein: MNLPFDLLDDYASSLPFMVRTTAPEPQPEPSVAIINEPLAQELGLSPEWLRSEEGTSFLLGHGNPSDQPPQAMAYSGHQFGQFNPYMGDGRAALLGEIHTPRGLIDIHTKGSGLTPWSRPGSDGRGTLSSMLREYLISEALYGLGIPTTRSLAVITTGRRIQRTRVEPSAVLVRTAASHIRVGTFQYAALTGGETATKALADYAIARHYPELEGLTGPEKYREFFLAVMKRQCHTVALWQSKGFIHGVMNTDNTSISGESIDFGPCAFMEQYSPSTVFSSIDTGGRYAYGNQPGILGWNLTRLLETLLPLLHSAPDKALDTAQEIIAIFPAHYEQAFTAVTARGFGISPQHPEAQSLTRAYTEALEEHAPDITITNRALVDAAQGDYSRLKRLLPGSAFPSALKAAKPSPEGLDRFHPLTIPRNKPLDFALSNASDGFTDAFDDILTSVQSPFAPPLIQELATPDPDGLAGFRTFCGT; this comes from the coding sequence ATGAACCTGCCATTCGACCTGCTCGATGATTACGCTTCATCCCTGCCGTTCATGGTCCGGACCACCGCACCTGAGCCACAGCCGGAGCCTAGCGTGGCCATAATCAACGAGCCTCTAGCCCAGGAACTGGGCCTGTCCCCTGAATGGTTGCGCAGCGAGGAGGGAACCTCTTTCCTACTGGGACACGGCAATCCCAGCGATCAACCGCCACAAGCCATGGCCTACTCCGGACACCAATTCGGCCAGTTCAATCCGTATATGGGCGATGGCCGTGCGGCACTCCTGGGCGAGATACACACGCCACGCGGACTCATCGACATACATACAAAGGGCTCTGGCCTCACGCCATGGTCCCGGCCCGGTTCGGATGGACGCGGCACCTTAAGTTCAATGCTCCGGGAATACCTCATCTCTGAAGCGCTTTATGGCCTAGGCATCCCCACGACCCGCTCCCTTGCCGTCATCACTACTGGACGGCGAATTCAGCGAACCCGTGTTGAACCCAGCGCCGTGCTTGTGCGCACCGCTGCCTCCCATATCAGAGTGGGCACATTCCAATACGCCGCGCTCACCGGCGGGGAAACCGCCACCAAGGCGCTGGCGGATTATGCCATTGCCCGCCACTACCCCGAGCTGGAAGGGTTAACCGGACCGGAGAAGTACCGCGAATTCTTCCTAGCGGTGATGAAACGGCAGTGCCACACCGTGGCCCTGTGGCAGTCCAAAGGGTTTATACATGGGGTCATGAACACGGATAACACCTCAATCTCCGGTGAAAGCATTGACTTCGGCCCGTGCGCGTTTATGGAGCAGTACTCACCATCTACGGTCTTTTCTTCCATTGATACCGGTGGGCGTTACGCCTACGGCAATCAACCCGGAATCCTGGGCTGGAACTTGACCCGCCTGCTTGAAACCCTGCTTCCGCTGCTACACTCCGCCCCGGACAAAGCCCTCGACACTGCACAGGAAATAATTGCTATTTTCCCCGCCCACTATGAGCAGGCTTTTACCGCTGTGACCGCGCGGGGATTTGGCATTTCCCCGCAGCACCCGGAGGCGCAATCCCTTACTCGCGCTTATACCGAGGCCCTCGAAGAACACGCTCCTGACATCACAATCACAAACCGCGCCCTGGTAGATGCAGCCCAGGGTGACTACTCCCGGCTTAAACGCTTGCTTCCCGGCTCCGCTTTCCCATCCGCGCTCAAGGCTGCGAAACCTTCCCCCGAAGGCCTCGACAGATTCCACCCGCTGACCATTCCGCGGAACAAGCCGCTAGATTTTGCTCTGTCTAACGCTAGCGATGGATTCACCGACGCATTCGATGACATCCTAACCAGCGTACAATCCCCTTTCGCTCCGCCACTCATACAGGAGCTTGCAACCCCTGATCCCGATGGTCTGGCGGGCTTCCGGACTTTCTGCGGAACCTAG
- the mqo gene encoding malate dehydrogenase (quinone) encodes MSPAKNATQAVDEVDVALVGAGIMSATLGAMIRELEPSWTQMIFERLDGPALESSSPWNNAGTGHSALCELNYTPEKNGVIDVSKAVGINEKFQIARQFWSHQLNNGILTDPKEFINSVPHVSFAQGATQATYLKRRFEALSNNHMFPDMQFSDDDAVFSEKLPLMADGRDFDAQKVAISWSEAGTDVNFGALTKQFITAAKAAGTEVRYGNEVTNIKRDGASWKITSKNVHTGDVSVVKAKFVFVGAGGYALDLLRKAGVREVNGYAGFPISGLWLRAKNPELIEQHQAKVYGKAAVGAPPMSVPHLDTRVIDGEKGLLFGPYGGWTPKFLKKGSYLDLFKSIRPSNIPSYLGVAVQEFGLTKYLISEVMKDFDARMETLREYVPNAKNEDWETVVAGQRVQIIKPDTPPHFGSLEFGTAVVNNQEGNIAGLLGASPGASIAPAVMLELLERCFGEHMIRWSEKIYEMIPSYGEKLSKNEKLFNEMWDFTQKTLKLEEK; translated from the coding sequence GTGTCCCCCGCAAAGAATGCAACGCAGGCCGTAGACGAAGTAGATGTAGCCCTCGTTGGCGCAGGTATCATGAGCGCCACGTTGGGCGCAATGATCCGCGAGCTCGAGCCGAGCTGGACCCAGATGATTTTCGAGCGCCTGGATGGCCCGGCGCTGGAGTCCTCCTCACCATGGAACAACGCAGGCACGGGCCACTCCGCACTGTGCGAGCTCAACTACACTCCAGAGAAAAATGGCGTGATTGACGTTTCTAAGGCCGTGGGAATTAATGAGAAGTTCCAGATTGCTCGTCAGTTCTGGTCCCATCAGCTCAATAACGGCATCCTGACCGACCCAAAGGAATTCATTAACTCGGTTCCTCACGTCTCCTTCGCCCAGGGGGCTACCCAGGCCACGTACCTCAAGCGCCGCTTTGAGGCTTTGTCTAACAACCACATGTTCCCGGACATGCAGTTTTCCGATGACGATGCGGTATTTTCCGAAAAGCTGCCCCTGATGGCTGACGGCCGCGATTTCGATGCGCAGAAGGTTGCTATCTCCTGGTCCGAGGCTGGTACTGACGTTAACTTTGGTGCGCTGACTAAGCAGTTCATCACCGCGGCTAAGGCTGCAGGCACCGAGGTTCGCTACGGCAACGAAGTAACTAACATCAAGCGTGATGGCGCGTCGTGGAAGATCACTTCCAAGAACGTTCACACCGGTGACGTGTCCGTAGTTAAGGCCAAGTTCGTATTCGTTGGTGCGGGCGGCTACGCCCTGGATCTGCTGCGCAAGGCTGGCGTGCGTGAGGTCAACGGCTACGCGGGCTTCCCAATTTCTGGCCTGTGGCTGCGCGCCAAGAATCCTGAGCTCATCGAGCAGCACCAGGCTAAGGTGTACGGCAAGGCAGCGGTTGGCGCTCCACCAATGTCCGTTCCCCACCTAGACACCCGTGTTATTGACGGTGAAAAGGGCCTGCTGTTTGGTCCTTACGGTGGTTGGACTCCGAAGTTCCTGAAGAAGGGATCCTACCTGGACCTCTTTAAGTCCATTCGCCCATCTAACATCCCTTCCTACCTTGGTGTAGCCGTCCAGGAGTTTGGCCTGACCAAGTACCTGATTTCTGAGGTCATGAAGGACTTCGACGCGCGCATGGAGACACTGCGTGAGTATGTTCCTAACGCGAAGAATGAGGACTGGGAGACCGTCGTTGCAGGTCAGCGCGTTCAAATCATCAAGCCTGACACGCCTCCTCACTTCGGTTCCCTGGAGTTTGGTACGGCCGTGGTTAACAACCAAGAGGGCAACATTGCTGGTCTGCTCGGCGCATCCCCAGGCGCTTCCATCGCCCCAGCAGTGATGCTCGAATTGCTGGAGCGTTGCTTCGGCGAGCACATGATCCGCTGGTCTGAGAAGATCTACGAAATGATTCCTTCTTACGGCGAGAAGCTGTCCAAGAATGAGAAGCTCTTCAATGAGATGTGGGACTTCACCCAGAAGACTCTGAAACTTGAGGAGAAGTAA
- a CDS encoding alpha/beta hydrolase — protein sequence MTNAGLTSLEQQTWKPDILGEGFEALTLPLGPDPDGESDVYATLVRYTPTRAESPQTEFSKPAVLWVHGATDYFFQKETAYRLSEAGYAFYALDLRKCGRSRAEGQTWHYASDLSVYHQELTLALDVICQNHERLVPIGHSTAGCTIPHWMDELRRTDSDRHAHFAGLILDSPWLDVQGVPSTVAAAVKPLLRLASKIDPMIPFPGGGLKTFGQSLHESEYGEHDYDLELKPLGGHPKYVGWVDAVFRNQELVHAGKINVGVPVLTLCSTKSLLGKEFSEESLRTDVILDVNHMKKWAPKLSNNVVIHPLQDAIHEVYLSKKPVRDEAFRITCDWLDTL from the coding sequence ATGACTAATGCAGGATTAACGTCCCTTGAGCAACAAACTTGGAAGCCAGACATCCTCGGGGAAGGCTTCGAGGCCTTAACACTGCCGCTTGGCCCCGATCCCGACGGAGAGTCAGACGTGTACGCCACCCTCGTCCGCTACACCCCTACCCGCGCCGAATCGCCTCAGACCGAGTTTTCGAAACCCGCAGTCCTATGGGTCCATGGCGCAACTGACTACTTCTTCCAGAAGGAGACCGCTTATCGGTTGAGCGAGGCGGGTTACGCGTTCTACGCGCTCGATCTCCGCAAGTGCGGCCGTTCTCGGGCCGAAGGACAGACGTGGCACTACGCCTCTGACTTGAGCGTCTACCACCAAGAGCTCACCCTTGCCCTCGATGTCATCTGTCAGAATCACGAGCGTTTGGTCCCTATTGGTCACTCCACCGCAGGGTGCACCATCCCCCACTGGATGGACGAGCTTCGCCGAACGGATTCCGATCGCCACGCGCACTTCGCCGGACTCATCTTGGACAGTCCCTGGCTCGATGTGCAAGGCGTTCCGTCCACAGTCGCCGCTGCCGTTAAACCGTTGCTTCGCCTCGCCTCAAAAATCGATCCGATGATTCCATTCCCGGGTGGAGGATTAAAGACATTCGGCCAGTCACTTCACGAATCAGAGTACGGCGAACACGATTATGACCTCGAACTCAAACCACTCGGCGGCCACCCCAAGTACGTCGGCTGGGTCGATGCAGTCTTCAGGAACCAAGAACTAGTCCACGCCGGAAAGATTAACGTGGGCGTGCCCGTACTTACGCTGTGCTCCACTAAATCCCTCTTGGGCAAGGAGTTTTCCGAAGAGTCATTGCGCACGGACGTCATCCTCGACGTTAACCATATGAAAAAATGGGCGCCCAAACTCAGCAATAATGTAGTTATCCATCCGCTTCAAGACGCTATCCACGAGGTTTATCTTTCCAAAAAGCCCGTACGCGACGAGGCCTTCAGGATCACCTGCGACTGGCTAGATACCCTCTAG
- the mtr gene encoding mycothione reductase yields MSLTVDAHYDLIIIGAGSGNSIPTPEHDDKSIAIVEKGKFGGTCMNVGCIPTKMYVYAAEVALAAREGTKLGIHHELTNVDWPAIVDRVFTNRIDLIAEGGENYRRGDETPNITVYDQHAEFVAPKTIKTGQGAEEKIISGDEIIIATGSRPMIPEVYANSGARYYTNEDIMRMDSQPESLIIVGGGFIAMEFAHVFDGLGTKVTIVNRSETLLRFLDEDISSRFNAQARERFDVRTGVTAEKLEDTDGGVKLTLSDGSCLEASAILVATGRVPNGDQMNLDSAGIEMREDGRIKVDEFGRTTAEGVWALGDVSSPYMLKHVANAETRAVRHNMLHPDDMKPMPHKHVPSAIFTHPQIATVGLTEAQAREEGYNITVKVQDYGDVAYGWAMEEKDGICKLIADKDTGKLLGAHYYGPQASTLIQQLITVMAYDIDVRDFAQNQYWIHPALPELTENALLGLEF; encoded by the coding sequence ATGTCTTTAACCGTTGATGCTCACTACGATCTGATTATCATTGGCGCCGGTTCCGGTAATTCCATCCCAACCCCAGAACATGACGACAAGTCAATCGCCATCGTTGAGAAGGGCAAATTCGGCGGAACATGCATGAACGTGGGCTGCATCCCCACCAAAATGTACGTTTACGCCGCAGAAGTAGCCCTTGCGGCCCGAGAGGGAACAAAGCTTGGCATCCATCACGAGCTCACCAACGTGGACTGGCCAGCGATTGTTGACCGGGTGTTTACCAACCGCATCGATCTCATCGCCGAGGGCGGCGAGAACTACCGCCGTGGGGATGAAACCCCAAATATCACCGTCTACGACCAGCACGCAGAGTTCGTCGCTCCAAAGACCATCAAGACCGGTCAAGGTGCGGAGGAGAAGATCATCTCCGGCGATGAGATCATCATCGCCACTGGTTCCCGCCCGATGATTCCTGAGGTGTACGCCAACTCCGGTGCGCGTTACTACACGAATGAAGACATCATGCGCATGGATTCTCAGCCCGAATCCCTCATCATCGTCGGCGGCGGCTTCATCGCTATGGAGTTTGCCCACGTCTTCGATGGCCTCGGGACCAAGGTCACCATCGTCAATCGCTCCGAAACCCTACTGCGATTCCTCGATGAAGACATCTCCTCACGCTTTAATGCCCAGGCCCGCGAGCGCTTCGACGTTCGCACCGGCGTTACCGCTGAGAAGCTTGAGGACACCGATGGCGGCGTGAAGCTCACTTTGTCCGATGGTTCCTGCCTCGAGGCTTCCGCCATCCTCGTGGCCACAGGCCGCGTACCTAACGGCGATCAGATGAACCTGGATTCGGCCGGCATTGAGATGCGGGAGGACGGCCGCATCAAGGTGGATGAATTCGGCCGCACCACCGCAGAAGGCGTGTGGGCCCTTGGAGACGTGTCTTCCCCTTACATGCTCAAGCACGTAGCCAACGCCGAGACCAGGGCGGTACGGCACAACATGCTGCACCCTGATGACATGAAGCCGATGCCACATAAGCATGTGCCATCCGCCATCTTCACTCACCCTCAAATCGCCACTGTGGGCCTGACCGAGGCTCAGGCTCGCGAGGAGGGCTACAACATCACCGTGAAGGTTCAGGATTACGGTGACGTGGCTTATGGTTGGGCGATGGAGGAAAAGGACGGCATCTGTAAGCTCATTGCCGACAAGGACACCGGCAAGCTCCTAGGCGCTCATTACTACGGCCCTCAGGCATCCACTCTGATTCAGCAGCTCATCACGGTGATGGCCTACGACATCGACGTCCGTGACTTCGCCCAGAATCAGTACTGGATTCACCCGGCCCTCCCCGAGCTCACCGAGAATGCTTTGCTGGGCCTCGAGTTTTAG